Proteins from one Mugil cephalus isolate CIBA_MC_2020 chromosome 15, CIBA_Mcephalus_1.1, whole genome shotgun sequence genomic window:
- the ccna1 gene encoding cyclin-A1: MMNFTTNALCGSHSRKENIQSSGKTDALQVQRSKQRTALGVLSENEWRGQSFSQGSQFSKHSSVSDSSHLNYIGCPSSSSYDVCVEEACEVVLAASGHEVVLDSYCFDPENDAPQKEDTRLLLELSASSCQDASMQSEPDESLMSEAVLCVEYAETIHQHLRDSEIRFRASPGYLENHPEITSDMRVILLDWLVEVIQEYRLNSETLYLAVNYLDRFLSCTVHMKRSKLQLVGTAALLIAAKYEEISPPDLNEFVYITDSTYTKRQLVRMEQIFLKVLDFKMAAPTTNQFLRLFMSIKPVGANTENLAFYLSELSLLEMDPFLHYKPSIVAAAAYCLATYTINRSLWPDTLNAFTGYTVDEIVPCLIDLHKLHLSAESYPQQAIREKYKSSKYCHASRVTPPAVLPFQ, from the exons ATG ATGAACTTCACCACGAATGCCCTTTGTGGCAGtcacagcagaaaagaaaacattcagtcTTCAGGCAAAACAGACGCACTGCAGGTCCAGAGGAGCAAACAGCGGACGGCGCTCGGTGTCTTGTCAGAAAATGAGTGGCGTGGTCAGTCCTTCAGCCAG GGAAGCCAGTTTTCCAAACACAGTTCAGTCTCGGACAGCTCTCATCTCAACTATATTGGCTGTCCTTCCAGTTCCAGCTATGACGTGTGCGTTGAAGAGGCTTGTGAAGTTGTCCTTGCAGCTTCTGGGCACGAAGTGGTCTTAGACAGTTATTGCTTCGACCCTGAAAACGACGCCCCGCAAAAGGAAGACACAAGACTCCTGCTGGAGCTGAGTGCAA GCTCATGCCAGGACGCTTCCATGCAGTCTGAACCAGATGAATCTCTGATGTCAGAGGCCGTGCTTTGTGTGGAGTATGCAGAAACTATTCACCAGCACTTGAGGGACAGTGAA ATCCGGTTCAGGGCAAGTCCAGGCTACTTAGAAAACCATCCAGAGATCACCAGTGACATGCGAGTCATTCTGCTGGACTGGCTAGTCGAAGTCATCCAAGAGTACAGGCTTAATTCTGAAACTCTGTACCTTGCCGTCAACTACTTGGACCGCTTCCTGTCCTGCACGGTCCACATGAAACGGAGCAAGCTCCAGCTGGTCGGCACAGCTGCCTTACTGATCGCTGC AAAGTATGAAGAGATCTCACCCCCTGACCTGAATGAGTTTGTGTACATCACGGACAGCACGTACACTAAAAGGCAGCTGGTTCGGATGGAACAGATTTTTCTCAAGGTGCTGGACTTCAAGATGGCAGCTCCCACCACGAACCAGTTCCTTCGACTTTTTATGTCCATCAAGCCTGTCGGCGCCAACACGGAGAACCTTGCCTTT TATTTATCAGAATTAAGCCTGCTGGAAATGGATCCATTCCTGCATTACAAACCGTCTATAGTAGCAGCTGCAGCTTATTGCCTAGCCACATACACGATTAACAGATCCCTCTGG cCTGACACCTTAAATGCCTTTACTGGGTATACTGTGGATGAAATAGTGCCGTGCCTCATCGACCTACATAAATTGCACCTCAGTGCAGAGAGCTACCCACAACAGGCCAttagagaaaaatacaaaagttcAAA GTATTGTCATGCTTCAAGGGTCACGCCACCTGCTGTTCTGCCTTTCCAATGA
- the sparta gene encoding spartin a isoform X2: MADPAELLLIKDQYELAFHSLSRGLAAEEAEKRAEALVYYKKGRMHLTQGLEVPTGGERHKGPSWDTARQLQQKMRDTLRTVTTHLSDLERSQPTTGEQRGLLLRDLPPNLYPNLTVDTQPPHSTLHHLYPTIPAAPQNTTPAPNAAPVSPAAPAFPDTHTLPAAAPATLAMADSGEQPPVYTPQPTDGHRSLAYGPAGAAAARDGTLLLFIPSGVQLFFVAPSGQVSSLSNPGYLRLIALNGQHKDSTPGRPSAFLHVCDWLYPLTADTPVLLANSGIFMFPDSLAEAPGSYAGIVLSSELPPATRETFQDVISQLTELRIQGPDGSESDAINLSTKIPLGPLNEQTGLTLATDDKEKLLLPGWSEKMAQGILSGAVRLSQSFAKGAEATGRVIHKGAAKIRDHITPEETPSDVNPRVTKGLQAAKQATGGAVRVTQYLVNGVSTVAGHVADKVAPHVKKHGAKLVPESMKKSQDGQASNFEGAKFVAASSIQGFSTVWSSLETGAKLVGKSVCSETVTTVKYKFRGLENLLKRSGNM, from the exons ATGGCTGATCCGGCTGAACTGCTACTCATCAAGGACCAGTATGAGTTGGCGTTTCATTCCCTGAGTCGTGGTCTTGCAGCTGAAGAGGCTGAGAAAAGAGCCGAGGCCTTGGTGTATTACAAGAAGGGTCGAATGCACCTTACTCAGGGGTTGGAGGTTCCGACCGGGGGCGAGAGGCATAAGGGACCGTCCTGGGACACGGCTAGGCAGCTTCAGCAGAAGATGAGGGACACTTTGAGGACCGTCACCACCCACCTTTCTGATCTGGAAAGGTCTCAGCCGACAACGGGAGAACAGAGGGGTTTATTGTTGAGGGACCTTCCCCCAAATCTTTATCCAAATTTGACAGTTGACACTCAGCCGCCACACAGCACCCTCCATCATCTCTACCCCACCATACCTGCTGCCCCCCAGAACACAACCCCAGCCCCCAACGCAGCCCCTGTCAGTCCTGCTGCTCCCGCTTTtccggacacacacacactccctgcaGCAGCCCCAGCGACTTTAGCCATGGCCGACTCAGGGGAGCAGCCTCCAGTGTACACCCCACAGCCCACAGACGGCCACCGCAGCCTGGCTTATGGTCCGGCTGGAGCAGCGGCGGCGAGAGACGGGACCCTGTTGCTTTTCATCCCCTCTGGGGTGCAGCTGTTCTTCGTGGCACCGAGTGGACAAGTCAGCTCGCTGTCCAACCCAGGCTACCTTCGCTTAATAGCGCTGAATGGTCAGCACAAGGATTCCACACCGGGAAGACCCTCAGCATTTTTACAT GTGTGTGACTGGCTGTACCCTTTGACAGCTGACACCCCGGTGCTGCTGGCTAACTCCGGGATCTTCATGTTCCCTGACTCCTTGGCAGAGGCACCAGGCTCCTACGCAGGGATAGTGCTGTCCTCCGAACTGCCTCCTGCTACCCGAGAGACGTTTCAGGACGTAATATCGCAGCTTACTGAACTTAGGATCCAG GGTCCAGACGGGTCAGAGTCAGATGCCATCAACTTAAGTACAAAAATTCCCCTTGGTCCTTTAAATGAGCAAACTGGATTGACTTTGGCAACAGACGATAAggaaaaactactacttcctggaTGGAGTGAGAAGATGGCGCAAGGAATCTTGTCAG GAGCTGTGCGACTGAGTCAGTCGTTTGCCAAGGGAGCAGAGGCCACTGGCCGGGTCATTCACAAAGGAGCAGCAAAGATCCGGGACCACATCACGCCTGAGGAAACTCCTTCAGACGTCAACCCCCGTGTCACCAAAGGTCTGCAGGCGGCTAAACAGGCCACGGGGGGTGCTGTTCGAGTCACCCAGTATTTGG TGAATGGAGTGAGCACGGTGGCGGGACATGTTGCAGATAAGGTGGCGCCCCATGTGAAGAAACATGGCGCTAAGCTGGTCCCAGAGTCTATGAAGAAGAGCCAAGATGGCCAAGCTTCCAACTTCGAAGGTGCCAAGTTTGTAGCTGCTAGCAGTATACAAG GCTTCTCCACAGTTTGGTCTAGTCTGGAGACTGGAGCCAAGCTTGTTGGTAAAagtgtgtgttcagagactgTCACAACGGTGAAGTACAA ATTTAGGGGCTTAGAGAATCTTTTAAAAAGGTCCGGCAACATGTGA
- the sparta gene encoding spartin a isoform X1, producing the protein MADPAELLLIKDQYELAFHSLSRGLAAEEAEKRAEALVYYKKGRMHLTQGLEVPTGGERHKGPSWDTARQLQQKMRDTLRTVTTHLSDLERSQPTTGEQRGLLLRDLPPNLYPNLTVDTQPPHSTLHHLYPTIPAAPQNTTPAPNAAPVSPAAPAFPDTHTLPAAAPATLAMADSGEQPPVYTPQPTDGHRSLAYGPAGAAAARDGTLLLFIPSGVQLFFVAPSGQVSSLSNPGYLRLIALNGQHKDSTPGRPSAFLHVCDWLYPLTADTPVLLANSGIFMFPDSLAEAPGSYAGIVLSSELPPATRETFQDVISQLTELRIQGPDGSESDAINLSTKIPLGPLNEQTGLTLATDDKEKLLLPGWSEKMAQGILSGAVRLSQSFAKGAEATGRVIHKGAAKIRDHITPEETPSDVNPRVTKGLQAAKQATGGAVRVTQYLVNGVSTVAGHVADKVAPHVKKHGAKLVPESMKKSQDGQASNFEGAKFVAASSIQGFSTVWSSLETGAKLVGKSVCSETVTTVKYKYGDDASQATDTALQSVVNIGVAAYNFDNLGIKAFFKTTGKQTAKTLCKSKDGQPAETEGGTEAQKREHQTKAEGKDVQAKEEEEKKK; encoded by the exons ATGGCTGATCCGGCTGAACTGCTACTCATCAAGGACCAGTATGAGTTGGCGTTTCATTCCCTGAGTCGTGGTCTTGCAGCTGAAGAGGCTGAGAAAAGAGCCGAGGCCTTGGTGTATTACAAGAAGGGTCGAATGCACCTTACTCAGGGGTTGGAGGTTCCGACCGGGGGCGAGAGGCATAAGGGACCGTCCTGGGACACGGCTAGGCAGCTTCAGCAGAAGATGAGGGACACTTTGAGGACCGTCACCACCCACCTTTCTGATCTGGAAAGGTCTCAGCCGACAACGGGAGAACAGAGGGGTTTATTGTTGAGGGACCTTCCCCCAAATCTTTATCCAAATTTGACAGTTGACACTCAGCCGCCACACAGCACCCTCCATCATCTCTACCCCACCATACCTGCTGCCCCCCAGAACACAACCCCAGCCCCCAACGCAGCCCCTGTCAGTCCTGCTGCTCCCGCTTTtccggacacacacacactccctgcaGCAGCCCCAGCGACTTTAGCCATGGCCGACTCAGGGGAGCAGCCTCCAGTGTACACCCCACAGCCCACAGACGGCCACCGCAGCCTGGCTTATGGTCCGGCTGGAGCAGCGGCGGCGAGAGACGGGACCCTGTTGCTTTTCATCCCCTCTGGGGTGCAGCTGTTCTTCGTGGCACCGAGTGGACAAGTCAGCTCGCTGTCCAACCCAGGCTACCTTCGCTTAATAGCGCTGAATGGTCAGCACAAGGATTCCACACCGGGAAGACCCTCAGCATTTTTACAT GTGTGTGACTGGCTGTACCCTTTGACAGCTGACACCCCGGTGCTGCTGGCTAACTCCGGGATCTTCATGTTCCCTGACTCCTTGGCAGAGGCACCAGGCTCCTACGCAGGGATAGTGCTGTCCTCCGAACTGCCTCCTGCTACCCGAGAGACGTTTCAGGACGTAATATCGCAGCTTACTGAACTTAGGATCCAG GGTCCAGACGGGTCAGAGTCAGATGCCATCAACTTAAGTACAAAAATTCCCCTTGGTCCTTTAAATGAGCAAACTGGATTGACTTTGGCAACAGACGATAAggaaaaactactacttcctggaTGGAGTGAGAAGATGGCGCAAGGAATCTTGTCAG GAGCTGTGCGACTGAGTCAGTCGTTTGCCAAGGGAGCAGAGGCCACTGGCCGGGTCATTCACAAAGGAGCAGCAAAGATCCGGGACCACATCACGCCTGAGGAAACTCCTTCAGACGTCAACCCCCGTGTCACCAAAGGTCTGCAGGCGGCTAAACAGGCCACGGGGGGTGCTGTTCGAGTCACCCAGTATTTGG TGAATGGAGTGAGCACGGTGGCGGGACATGTTGCAGATAAGGTGGCGCCCCATGTGAAGAAACATGGCGCTAAGCTGGTCCCAGAGTCTATGAAGAAGAGCCAAGATGGCCAAGCTTCCAACTTCGAAGGTGCCAAGTTTGTAGCTGCTAGCAGTATACAAG GCTTCTCCACAGTTTGGTCTAGTCTGGAGACTGGAGCCAAGCTTGTTGGTAAAagtgtgtgttcagagactgTCACAACGGTGAAGTACAA GTACGGTGATGATGCAAGCCAAGCCACAGACACCGctctccagtcagtggtcaacatcGGCGTGGCTGCGTACAACTTTGACAATCTGGGAATTAAGGCCTTCTTCAAGACAACAGGCAAGCAGACAGCCAAGACCTTGTGCAAAAGCAAAGATGGACAGCCAGCAGAAACTGAAGGAGGGACGGAGGCGCAGAAACGAGAACATCAAACAAAGGCTGAGGGGAAGGATGTGCAGgcaaaagaggaggaagaaaagaaaaaatag
- the ccdc169 gene encoding coiled-coil domain containing 169 yields the protein MTKDSDYSKYDLTRLRAEFEQEKEMKEMLEESVSDLRSTMCELQERLNSVDGEGNEWKTRYETQVELNGQLKRQISLIHERLDAIRGNPADRLASIRSYDDMTVETLRQRLKLLTDEKSDLQSQLMNCHLQTKQEGKAFLKTNDERRAYLSEIAKLSATHEAQRRQYSTQPQGAAESKHVRGKQTSRKAKANSQKKKEVEDGGGARVKGGGGGGGAATDRIEKKCQRENRLPILKP from the exons ATGACTAAAGATAGTGACTACAGCAAATACGATTTGACACGACTCCGGGCAGAGTTCGAACAAGAAAAGGAGATGAA AGAAATGCTTGAAGAGTCAGTGTCTGACCTGCGTAGTACCATGTGTGAGCTACAAGAAAGACTGAACAGTGTTGATGGGGAAG GTAATGAGTGGAAGACGAGGTATGAAACACAGGTAGAGCTAAATGGACAGCTGAAAAGGCAGATCTCACTCATTCATGAGAGACTGGATGCTATACGAGGAAACCCTGCGG atcGACTGGCCTCTATCCGATCTTACGATGACATGACAGTA GAGACACTGAGGCAACGTCTGAAGCTCCTGACTGATGAGAAGTCTGACCTCCAGAGTCAGCTGATGAACTGTCACCTCCAAACCAAGCAGGAGGGAAAG GCTTTTCTGAAAACCAATGACGAGCGGCGGGCTTACCTTTCAGAAATAGCAAAG CTGTCAGCAACCCATGAAGCCCAAAGAAGACAGTACTCCACTCAGCCACAGGGGGCAGCAGAGAGCAAACACGTTAG AGGGAAGCAGACCAGCAGAAAGGCCAAGGCTaattcccagaaaaaaaaagaagttgaagatggaggaggagcacgtgtgaaaggaggaggaggaggtggtggagcagcAACAGATAGAATAGAGAAGAAATGCCAGAGGGAAAACAGGTTACCCATCCTAAAGCCATAA